In Gemmatimonadetes bacterium SCN 70-22, the following are encoded in one genomic region:
- a CDS encoding acyltransferase, whose protein sequence is MPNAPFTVGLVQETAGSRDVEENVARAIAGVRSAHARGAQVICLQELFNAPYFCKSLDIDWFDLAEPIPGPTTERMRALARELEVVLVVPIYERQAAGLYRNSAAVIDADGTLLGVYRKMHIPHDPLFEEKYYFTPGDAADTAPRIPARSRDAGGFRVWKTRYGTIGVLICWDQWYPEGARITSLLGADVLFYPTAIGWHPAEKATFGGAQVDAWRTIQRSHAIANGVFVAAPNRVGFEAHPGTDGIEFFGQSVVYDPFGRVLAEAGTDPAVLVATCDPALIEETRRNWPFLRDRRVDAYGGILARYLGE, encoded by the coding sequence ATGCCAAACGCCCCGTTCACCGTCGGTCTCGTGCAGGAGACTGCCGGCTCGCGCGACGTCGAGGAGAATGTCGCTCGCGCCATTGCCGGCGTCCGCAGCGCCCATGCGCGCGGCGCCCAGGTCATCTGCCTGCAGGAGCTGTTCAACGCCCCGTACTTCTGCAAGTCGCTCGACATCGACTGGTTCGACCTGGCGGAGCCGATTCCCGGCCCCACCACCGAGCGCATGAGGGCGCTGGCGCGCGAGCTCGAGGTCGTCCTCGTCGTCCCGATCTACGAGCGGCAGGCGGCGGGGCTGTACCGCAACTCGGCGGCCGTCATCGACGCCGACGGGACGTTGCTCGGGGTGTATCGCAAGATGCACATCCCGCACGACCCGCTGTTCGAGGAGAAGTACTACTTCACCCCCGGCGACGCCGCCGACACCGCACCGCGCATCCCGGCGCGCTCGCGCGACGCCGGCGGGTTCCGCGTGTGGAAGACGCGCTACGGGACCATCGGCGTCCTGATCTGCTGGGACCAGTGGTACCCGGAGGGCGCGCGCATCACGTCGTTGTTAGGCGCCGACGTCCTGTTCTACCCGACCGCGATCGGCTGGCACCCGGCGGAAAAGGCGACCTTCGGCGGGGCGCAGGTCGACGCCTGGCGCACCATCCAGCGGTCGCACGCCATCGCCAACGGCGTCTTCGTCGCTGCCCCCAACCGCGTCGGCTTCGAGGCGCACCCGGGGACGGATGGCATCGAGTTCTTCGGGCAGTCGGTGGTCTACGACCCGTTCGGGCGCGTGCTCGCGGAAGCGGGGACCGATCCCGCTGTCCTCGTCGCGACGTGCGACCCGGCGCTCATCGAGGAGACCAGGCGCAACTGGCCGTTCCTGCGAGACCGGCGCGTGGATGCGTACGGGGGGATCCTCGCCCGGTACCTGGGGGAGTGA
- a CDS encoding agmatine deiminase: MTTPASPLSSPVSYRMPAEWEPHAATWIAWPHHEPDWPGKLGPIPWVYAEIVRALHPYERVEILCHDEDVRDDARAKLAAHGCDPAGYRLHIVPNDRVWLRDSAPTGVHDEAGRVVLADWAFNAWAKYDNYAHDAQVGRAVEAITGLPRIEPQRPDGAGRVVLEGGAIETNGTGLFLVTEECLLSPIQERNPGLTREGYETVFRDMLGVRETIWLGEGCVGDDTHGHIDDIARFIEADTVVLAYETDPADENHLRSADNLRRLSLAAQGGLRVITLPFPRPVIMDGQRLPASYANFYVANGVVLVPTFNDPNDRVALNTLAECFPDRAVVGIHSVDLVWGLGTLHCLTQQEPAPAA; this comes from the coding sequence ATGACGACGCCCGCATCCCCTCTTTCGTCTCCCGTCTCCTATCGCATGCCCGCCGAGTGGGAGCCTCATGCGGCGACATGGATCGCGTGGCCGCACCACGAACCGGACTGGCCGGGGAAGCTGGGGCCGATCCCGTGGGTGTACGCCGAGATCGTGCGCGCCCTGCACCCGTACGAGCGGGTGGAGATCCTGTGCCACGACGAGGACGTGCGCGATGATGCGCGCGCCAAGCTCGCGGCCCACGGCTGCGACCCGGCGGGATACCGGCTCCACATCGTGCCTAACGATCGGGTCTGGCTCCGCGACTCTGCGCCCACCGGCGTGCACGACGAGGCCGGACGCGTGGTCCTGGCCGACTGGGCGTTCAATGCGTGGGCCAAGTACGACAACTACGCGCACGACGCACAGGTGGGGCGGGCGGTGGAGGCGATCACGGGGCTCCCCCGCATCGAGCCGCAGCGCCCCGACGGTGCCGGACGCGTGGTGCTGGAGGGCGGGGCGATCGAGACCAACGGGACGGGGCTCTTCCTGGTGACCGAGGAGTGCCTCCTCTCCCCGATCCAGGAGCGGAATCCGGGGCTGACCCGGGAGGGATACGAAACGGTCTTCCGCGATATGCTGGGCGTGCGCGAGACGATCTGGCTGGGAGAAGGGTGCGTCGGCGACGACACCCATGGCCACATCGACGACATCGCCCGGTTCATCGAAGCCGACACGGTCGTCCTCGCCTACGAGACCGACCCCGCCGACGAGAACCACCTGCGCTCGGCGGACAACCTGCGCCGCCTGTCGCTGGCGGCCCAGGGCGGGCTGCGGGTCATTACCCTCCCCTTCCCCCGCCCGGTGATCATGGACGGACAGCGCCTCCCCGCCAGCTACGCGAACTTCTACGTCGCGAACGGGGTGGTCCTCGTCCCGACCTTCAACGACCCGAACGACCGCGTGGCGCTGAACACCCTGGCCGAGTGCTTCCCGGATCGCGCGGTGGTCGGGATCCACTCGGTGGACCTGGTGTGGGGGCTGGGGACGCTGCACTGCCTGACCCAGCAGGAGCCGGCCCCCGCGGCCTGA